A part of Lacinutrix sp. 5H-3-7-4 genomic DNA contains:
- the rho gene encoding transcription termination factor Rho: MFEISQLKEMKLPELQEMAKKLSIPKFRSLKKLDLVYQILDKQAANPKAVQEVKVDAPAAKQTTTKKAPAAKPKRERVQRTPAAKQNKPNPKAKTNQETLAFKDKEEDDKKQSTKKEATPTAAKEQKAKPQHKKPVHNHQNRKDDNKKDNNNNQNRQNNQNKNNNRNQGKNGNTHGNKDTRNRYREPDFEFDAIIESEGVLDIMQDGYGFLRSSDYNYLSSPDDIYVSQSQIRLFGLKTGDTVLGNVRPPKEGEKYFPLIKVNKINGQSPDVVRDRVSFEHLTPLFPQEKFNIAEKQSTISTRIMDLFAPIGKGQRGMIVSQPKTGKTMLLKDVANAIAANHPEVYQMILLIDERPEEVTDMQRNVRGEVIASTFDKEAHEHVKIANIVLEKAKRLVECGHDVVILLDSITRLARAYNTVQPASGKILSGGVDANALHKPKRFFGAARNIENGGSLTIIATALTETGSKMDEVIFEEFKGTGNMELQLDRKISNRRIFPAIDLTSSSTRRDDILLDDKTIQRMWVMRKYLADMNPVEAMEFINDRFKQTRTNEEFLISMNG, from the coding sequence ATGTTTGAAATCTCACAATTAAAAGAAATGAAACTTCCTGAGTTACAGGAAATGGCTAAAAAATTAAGCATACCAAAGTTTCGATCACTAAAAAAATTAGATCTTGTTTATCAAATTTTAGACAAGCAAGCAGCAAACCCAAAAGCTGTACAAGAAGTAAAAGTAGATGCGCCAGCCGCAAAACAAACTACTACTAAAAAAGCACCAGCTGCAAAGCCAAAAAGAGAGCGCGTACAACGTACTCCAGCAGCTAAGCAAAATAAACCTAATCCTAAAGCAAAAACAAACCAAGAAACTTTAGCTTTTAAGGATAAAGAAGAAGACGATAAAAAACAGAGCACTAAAAAGGAAGCAACTCCTACTGCTGCAAAAGAACAAAAAGCAAAGCCACAGCATAAAAAGCCTGTACATAATCATCAAAACAGAAAAGACGATAATAAAAAAGATAATAACAACAATCAAAATCGTCAAAACAATCAAAATAAAAACAATAACCGTAATCAAGGTAAAAACGGAAATACTCACGGAAATAAAGACACCCGCAACCGTTACCGTGAACCAGATTTTGAATTTGATGCTATTATTGAAAGTGAAGGCGTATTAGACATCATGCAAGATGGATATGGTTTTTTACGATCATCAGACTATAATTATTTATCATCACCAGATGATATTTATGTATCACAATCTCAAATACGTTTATTTGGTTTAAAAACCGGAGATACAGTACTTGGAAATGTAAGACCACCAAAAGAAGGCGAAAAATACTTTCCACTAATTAAAGTAAATAAAATTAACGGCCAAAGTCCAGATGTTGTTAGAGATCGAGTATCTTTTGAGCATTTAACACCGTTATTTCCACAAGAGAAATTTAATATCGCTGAAAAGCAATCTACAATTTCAACTCGTATAATGGACTTATTCGCTCCTATAGGAAAAGGACAACGTGGTATGATTGTTTCTCAACCTAAAACAGGTAAAACAATGTTACTTAAAGATGTTGCAAATGCAATAGCAGCTAATCATCCAGAAGTATACCAAATGATTTTACTTATAGACGAACGTCCAGAAGAAGTTACAGATATGCAACGTAATGTTCGCGGTGAAGTTATTGCTTCTACTTTTGATAAGGAAGCTCATGAGCATGTGAAAATTGCAAACATTGTATTAGAAAAAGCAAAAAGATTAGTAGAATGCGGTCATGATGTTGTTATACTTCTAGACTCTATTACACGTTTAGCAAGAGCATACAATACTGTACAACCTGCTTCAGGAAAAATACTTTCTGGTGGTGTAGATGCAAACGCTTTACACAAACCAAAAAGATTCTTTGGTGCTGCACGTAATATTGAAAATGGAGGTTCGCTAACAATTATCGCTACAGCATTAACAGAAACAGGTTCTAAAATGGACGAAGTAATTTTCGAAGAATTTAAAGGAACTGGTAATATGGAACTACAATTAGATCGTAAAATATCTAACCGTAGAATTTTCCCAGCTATAGATTTAACATCATCTAGTACAAGACGAGATGATATTTTATTAGATGATAAAACTATACAACGTATGTGGGTAATGCGTAAATATCTTGCCGATATGAATCCTGTAGAGGCAATGGAGTTTATAAACGATCGTTTTAAACAAACAAGAACTAACGAAGAGTTTTTAATTTCAATGAATGGTTAA
- the rpsT gene encoding 30S ribosomal protein S20: MANHKSALKRIRQTETKRLRNKYQHKTTRNAIKKLRELTDKKEAEALLPSVFSMLDKLAKKNVIHANKAANLKSGLAKHVATI; this comes from the coding sequence ATGGCAAATCATAAGTCAGCGCTTAAAAGAATTAGACAAACTGAAACTAAGCGTTTAAGAAATAAATATCAGCACAAGACGACTCGTAATGCGATTAAGAAATTACGTGAGTTAACAGATAAGAAAGAAGCTGAAGCTTTATTACCTTCTGTATTCTCTATGTTAGACAAGTTAGCTAAGAAAAATGTAATTCATGCTAATAAAGCTGCGAACTTAAAATCTGGTTTAGCAAAGCACGTTGCTACTATATAA
- a CDS encoding prolyl-tRNA synthetase: protein MQLKKYLLNKLPAITSLILVFSLTSCGSYQYVGQESDGIYVDDTSIQEVTYAEAQESSNSDYYKNYFKEKSLELEAADNEVFVDIDSYQGNYEEGVESEGYGAWGDNGNEVTINVYDNNYSNWGWTMPYWGWNRFGWNRPYYGWNSGFGYNGFGWNSGFGFSGGFYNSYWYPNYGYGFGYPNHYNTGYYYHRRSAYNRSRRNTLASRYTTLNGRNYNTSARTRSNSTRTRSRVNTRTRSTNTRGFNSNSRTRSRVKTNSSVTPSRFQSTRNRTRVNNNSTPTRTRTRANSSPRSSRSYSSPSRSSGSSRSSGSRTSSRRRG, encoded by the coding sequence ATGCAATTAAAAAAATACTTACTTAATAAATTACCAGCAATTACTAGTTTAATTTTAGTGTTTAGTCTCACTTCATGTGGCTCTTATCAATATGTTGGACAAGAGAGTGACGGTATTTACGTAGATGATACTTCAATACAAGAAGTCACTTATGCTGAAGCTCAAGAAAGTTCTAATAGCGATTACTATAAAAATTATTTTAAAGAAAAATCTCTAGAATTAGAAGCTGCCGACAACGAAGTTTTTGTTGATATTGATTCTTATCAAGGAAATTACGAAGAAGGTGTTGAATCTGAAGGTTACGGCGCTTGGGGTGACAATGGTAATGAGGTTACTATAAATGTTTATGATAACAATTACAGCAATTGGGGATGGACAATGCCATATTGGGGATGGAATAGATTTGGCTGGAATCGACCTTATTACGGTTGGAATTCAGGTTTTGGATATAATGGTTTTGGTTGGAATTCAGGTTTTGGATTTAGTGGAGGTTTTTATAACTCTTATTGGTATCCAAACTATGGCTATGGATTTGGCTACCCTAATCACTATAATACTGGTTATTATTACCATAGACGTAGCGCATATAATAGAAGTAGAAGAAATACTTTAGCTTCAAGGTATACTACATTAAATGGTAGAAACTATAATACTTCTGCTAGAACGAGAAGTAACTCTACGAGAACCCGTTCTAGAGTTAATACTAGAACTAGATCAACTAATACAAGAGGTTTTAATTCTAACTCTAGAACTAGATCAAGAGTTAAAACTAATTCTTCAGTGACACCTTCAAGATTTCAAAGTACTAGAAATAGAACTAGAGTAAATAATAATTCTACCCCAACAAGAACACGTACAAGAGCAAATTCCTCACCAAGAAGTTCTCGCTCTTATAGTAGTCCTTCGAGAAGTTCTGGCTCTTCTAGATCATCTGGATCAAGAACAAGTTCTCGTAGAAGAGGTTAA
- a CDS encoding DUF4293 domain-containing protein, translating to MIQRIQSFYLLLAAGISAGLIFVFHLWITNEDVKVFAIDEPLYFGMFLASAFLSLVSIFNFKKRKSQFMLGRLNIILNFILLGLLVYQSLNVSGEALVSEKGIGIFLPILSIVLLVLANKAIKKDEDLVKSVDRLR from the coding sequence ATGATACAACGCATACAATCTTTCTATTTATTACTTGCCGCAGGTATATCGGCTGGATTGATTTTTGTTTTTCATTTATGGATAACTAATGAAGATGTAAAAGTTTTTGCTATAGATGAGCCTTTATATTTTGGCATGTTTTTAGCTTCTGCTTTCTTGTCTTTAGTATCTATATTTAATTTTAAGAAAAGGAAATCTCAATTTATGTTGGGACGACTTAATATAATATTAAACTTTATTTTACTAGGATTACTTGTATATCAATCTCTAAATGTATCTGGAGAAGCTTTGGTTTCTGAGAAAGGTATTGGGATTTTTCTTCCAATTCTGTCTATTGTATTATTGGTTTTAGCTAATAAGGCGATTAAAAAGGATGAAGATCTCGTAAAATCTGTAGATAGATTACGATAA
- a CDS encoding OmpP1/FadL family transporter → MKKIIFVFVGLISMSTLYSQSINDAIRYSNGEVIGSARFRALSGAFGALGGDLSAVNINPASSAVFSTSYASFSLNNMNIDNETNYFGGKKSNSESDLSLNQAGGVFVFRNRNENSQWKKFSFSIAYDNTKNYENNWTAIGTNNKNVNSGGSIASFFLNNANGLRLDEISAFVGESNSEAYSEIGSFYGEQNQQAFLGYTSYIIESETGDDADTNYFSNVVGDSFNQQYNYTSTGYNGKLAFNVGAQYGDNIYLGLNLNSHFINYERFSALNESNDTSGAVVNDIYFENILNTNGSGFSFQLGSIFKVTNNLRLGLAYDSPTWMTIEEETTQFIQTRSRDGIPLEDGSTFFSETINPQVVNVFAPYKLQTPGKITGSIAYIFGRSGLLSFDYSRKDYSNTKFKPTSDAYYSQLNSEINNIFTAVNTYKVGGEYKIKQLSLRAGYRFEESPYKDGTTIGDLSGYSLGLGYKFGNTSIDLTYDHAEQSRNQQIFNTGLIDRVNIENTNSNITFSLGFQL, encoded by the coding sequence ATGAAAAAGATAATATTTGTTTTCGTAGGCTTGATAAGTATGTCTACACTTTATAGTCAAAGTATAAATGACGCAATAAGATATAGTAATGGAGAAGTTATTGGATCAGCAAGATTTAGAGCCTTAAGTGGTGCTTTTGGAGCACTTGGCGGCGATTTGAGTGCTGTTAATATAAATCCTGCTAGTTCTGCTGTTTTTTCTACTAGCTACGCCTCATTCTCTTTAAACAATATGAATATTGATAATGAGACCAATTATTTTGGAGGAAAAAAATCTAATTCAGAGTCGGACCTTTCTTTAAATCAGGCTGGTGGTGTTTTTGTTTTTAGAAATAGAAACGAAAATTCTCAATGGAAAAAGTTTTCTTTCAGTATTGCTTATGATAACACAAAGAATTATGAAAACAATTGGACTGCAATAGGAACCAACAATAAAAATGTTAATTCAGGTGGTTCTATTGCTAGTTTCTTTTTAAATAATGCTAATGGATTAAGACTTGATGAAATTTCTGCTTTTGTAGGTGAATCTAATTCTGAAGCTTATTCTGAAATAGGAAGTTTTTATGGCGAACAAAACCAACAAGCATTTTTAGGTTATACTTCTTATATAATTGAATCTGAAACTGGTGATGATGCTGATACTAATTATTTCTCTAATGTTGTTGGAGATTCATTTAATCAACAATATAACTACACTAGTACAGGTTATAACGGAAAATTAGCTTTTAATGTTGGCGCACAGTATGGTGACAATATCTATTTAGGACTTAATTTAAACTCTCATTTTATTAATTATGAACGTTTTAGCGCACTTAACGAATCTAACGATACTTCTGGAGCTGTAGTAAATGACATTTATTTTGAAAATATATTAAATACTAATGGTTCTGGTTTTTCTTTTCAATTAGGAAGTATTTTTAAAGTAACCAATAATTTACGCTTAGGTTTAGCTTATGATTCACCTACATGGATGACTATAGAGGAAGAAACTACTCAATTTATTCAAACAAGAAGTCGCGATGGCATTCCCCTAGAAGATGGAAGTACTTTTTTCTCTGAAACAATAAATCCTCAAGTTGTTAATGTTTTTGCTCCTTATAAGCTACAAACTCCAGGTAAAATAACTGGTAGTATTGCTTATATTTTTGGGCGTAGCGGTCTCTTAAGTTTTGATTACTCTAGAAAGGATTACAGTAATACAAAATTTAAACCTACATCTGATGCTTATTATTCTCAGTTAAACTCTGAGATTAACAATATTTTTACTGCCGTAAATACCTATAAGGTTGGAGGTGAATATAAAATAAAGCAATTAAGCCTTCGAGCTGGTTATAGGTTTGAAGAAAGTCCTTATAAAGATGGAACAACTATTGGAGATTTATCTGGTTATTCTCTAGGCCTTGGATACAAATTTGGAAACACATCTATTGACTTAACTTATGATCATGCGGAACAATCTAGAAATCAACAAATATTTAATACAGGTCTTATTGATCGTGTTAACATTGAAAATACCAATTCTAACATCACATTTTCTTTAGGGTTTCAACTATAA
- a CDS encoding metallophosphoesterase, with protein MKKILLLSDTHSYIDDDILKYVKQADEVWHAGDIGDLKVTDAISKLKPLRGVHGNIDGDKVRLEFPENNRFMCEDVDVWITHIGGYPNKYNVRVREEIYKNPPRIFICGHSHILKVIPDKKLNLIHMNPGAVGKHGFHKVRTMLRFTIDGKKIENLEVIEFPKRY; from the coding sequence ATGAAAAAAATCCTTCTCTTATCAGACACTCACAGTTATATTGATGATGATATTTTAAAATATGTTAAACAAGCAGACGAAGTTTGGCATGCTGGAGACATTGGCGATTTAAAAGTTACAGATGCTATTTCAAAACTAAAACCCTTACGTGGTGTTCACGGCAATATAGACGGCGACAAAGTACGGTTAGAATTCCCAGAAAACAATAGGTTTATGTGTGAAGATGTAGATGTCTGGATAACACATATTGGTGGTTATCCTAATAAGTATAATGTTAGAGTTCGTGAAGAAATTTACAAAAATCCGCCACGAATTTTTATATGTGGACATTCTCATATTTTAAAAGTAATACCAGATAAAAAATTAAATTTAATACATATGAATCCTGGTGCTGTTGGTAAACATGGGTTTCATAAAGTTAGAACCATGTTGCGTTTCACTATAGATGGAAAGAAAATAGAAAATTTAGAAGTAATAGAGTTTCCAAAACGTTATTAG
- the proS gene encoding proline--tRNA ligase, whose amino-acid sequence MSKKLTSRAEDYSKWYNELVVKADLAENSAVRGCMVIKPYGYAIWEKMQAELDRMFKETGHQNAYFPLFVPKSLFEAEEKNAEGFAKECAVVTHYRLQNDPDNEGKLRVDPEAKLEEELVVRPTSEAIIWNTYKGWIQSYRDLPLLINQWANVVRWEMRTRLFLRTAEFLWQEGHTAHETRVEALAEAETMNNVYATFAEEFMAIPVVQGLKSESERFAGAEETYCIEALMQDGKALQAGTSHFLGQNFAKAFDVKFTNKEGKQDYVWATSWGVSTRLMGALIMTHSDDQGLVLPPNLAPNQVVIVPIYKTDEQLEQITDVVNGIMKDLRAKHITVKFDNRTTHRPGAKFAQHELQGVPLRIAIGARDLENGTVELARRDILTKETVYLESLVDKVEGLMVEIQDSLFNKALDFRNSHITEVENFEEFKSVLEEKGGFISAHWDGTIETEDKIKEITKATIRCLPLEGELVDGVCVYSGKPSKRRVLFAKAY is encoded by the coding sequence ATGAGCAAAAAACTCACGAGTAGAGCAGAAGATTATTCAAAATGGTATAACGAATTGGTTGTCAAGGCCGATTTAGCAGAGAATTCAGCGGTAAGAGGTTGTATGGTTATTAAGCCATATGGTTACGCTATTTGGGAAAAAATGCAAGCCGAATTAGATAGAATGTTTAAAGAAACAGGACATCAAAATGCGTATTTCCCATTATTTGTACCTAAAAGCCTATTCGAAGCTGAAGAAAAAAATGCAGAAGGTTTTGCAAAAGAATGTGCAGTTGTAACTCATTATAGATTGCAGAATGACCCTGACAATGAAGGAAAACTTAGAGTTGATCCTGAAGCTAAATTAGAAGAAGAACTTGTTGTAAGGCCAACAAGTGAAGCTATAATTTGGAATACATATAAAGGATGGATACAGTCTTACAGAGATTTACCGTTACTAATTAACCAATGGGCAAATGTAGTGCGTTGGGAAATGCGTACAAGATTATTTTTACGTACAGCTGAGTTTTTATGGCAAGAAGGTCACACGGCTCATGAAACTAGAGTAGAAGCTTTAGCTGAAGCAGAAACAATGAATAATGTTTATGCAACTTTCGCAGAAGAATTTATGGCCATTCCTGTTGTCCAAGGATTGAAATCTGAAAGTGAACGATTTGCAGGAGCAGAAGAGACATATTGTATAGAAGCTTTAATGCAAGACGGAAAAGCATTACAAGCAGGAACATCTCATTTTTTAGGACAAAATTTTGCAAAAGCATTTGATGTTAAATTTACTAATAAAGAAGGAAAACAAGATTATGTTTGGGCTACGTCTTGGGGAGTTTCAACAAGATTAATGGGAGCCTTAATTATGACACATAGTGATGATCAAGGTTTGGTGCTACCACCAAACTTAGCACCAAATCAAGTAGTGATTGTTCCTATATATAAAACAGATGAGCAATTAGAGCAAATAACAGATGTTGTAAATGGTATAATGAAAGATTTACGTGCTAAACATATTACGGTAAAGTTTGATAATAGGACAACACATAGACCAGGCGCTAAATTTGCACAGCACGAATTACAAGGTGTACCATTACGTATAGCTATTGGAGCAAGAGATTTAGAAAACGGAACTGTTGAGCTAGCTCGTAGAGATATTTTAACTAAGGAAACAGTGTATTTAGAGTCTTTAGTAGATAAAGTAGAAGGACTAATGGTTGAAATTCAAGATTCACTTTTTAATAAAGCATTAGATTTTAGAAATTCTCACATTACTGAAGTAGAAAATTTTGAAGAATTTAAATCTGTTTTAGAAGAAAAAGGAGGATTTATTTCAGCACATTGGGATGGTACAATTGAAACTGAAGATAAGATAAAAGAAATTACAAAAGCTACAATACGTTGCTTACCTCTTGAAGGAGAGTTGGTTGATGGTGTTTGTGTGTATTCTGGAAAGCCTTCTAAACGAAGAGTTTTGTTCGCAAAAGCATATTAA